A window of the Streptomyces formicae genome harbors these coding sequences:
- a CDS encoding 1-deoxy-D-xylulose-5-phosphate synthase, with amino-acid sequence MTTLDTIGSREALRSLDQGRLLVLAEEIRAFLIDKVTRTGGHLGPNLGAVELTIALHRVFDSPRDAIVFDTGHQAYVHKVLTGRVKGFDRLRRPGGLSGYPSRAESEHDWVENSHASTSLSYADGLAKAFALRGQHDRRVVAVIGDGALTGGMAWEALNNIGSAQDRPVIIVLNDNGRSYAPTGGGLAEHLAAGPGEANFFTELGLAYLGPVDGHDTPEIERALCRARVLDRPVVVHVRTIKGKGYPPAEADEADCLHAVGTVDPATGRPASPGPPTWTTVFGQELLRLAEKHDELVAITASMLRPTGLNPMAVAFPGRVFDVGIAEQHAVTSAAGLAMGGLHPVVAVYATFLSRAFDQVLMDVGLHRLPVTFVLDRAGITGPDGPSHHGMWDLAILSAVPGLRVAAPRDATGLRQLLTEAVECDHGATVLRLPKASVGGDIRALATMDGIDILHRSAARPLDVLLLPVGPLAAAALEAAAELERHGIGVTVADPRWVLPVNPALPGIAARHALAVSIEDGIRTGGAGSALALACADAGVTTPVHALGLPRAYLPHGSRGTLLVQAGLDAAGITRAVLQRTGRADIPVDTEGSP; translated from the coding sequence ATGACCACCCTGGACACCATCGGCTCCCGGGAGGCTCTGCGCTCCCTCGACCAGGGTCGACTCCTCGTGCTCGCCGAGGAAATACGCGCCTTCCTCATCGACAAGGTCACCCGCACCGGCGGCCACCTCGGGCCGAATCTGGGAGCCGTGGAGCTGACGATCGCACTGCACCGCGTCTTCGACTCGCCCCGGGACGCGATCGTCTTCGACACCGGCCACCAGGCGTACGTCCACAAGGTCCTGACCGGCCGGGTCAAGGGCTTCGACCGGCTGCGCCGGCCGGGCGGTCTGTCCGGCTATCCGTCACGGGCCGAGTCCGAGCACGACTGGGTGGAGAACTCCCACGCGTCCACGTCCCTCTCCTACGCCGACGGGCTGGCCAAGGCCTTCGCGTTGCGCGGGCAGCACGACCGCCGCGTTGTGGCGGTCATCGGTGACGGCGCCCTCACGGGCGGCATGGCCTGGGAGGCGCTCAACAACATCGGAAGCGCCCAGGACCGGCCCGTCATCATCGTGCTCAACGACAACGGCCGCTCCTACGCCCCGACGGGCGGAGGGCTTGCCGAGCACCTCGCCGCCGGGCCGGGTGAGGCCAACTTCTTCACTGAGCTGGGACTCGCCTACCTCGGCCCGGTCGACGGCCACGACACGCCCGAGATCGAACGGGCGCTGTGCCGCGCCCGCGTCCTGGACCGGCCCGTGGTGGTCCACGTCAGGACCATCAAGGGCAAGGGCTACCCGCCCGCCGAGGCGGACGAGGCGGACTGCCTGCACGCCGTCGGCACCGTGGACCCGGCCACGGGCAGACCCGCGTCGCCCGGTCCGCCGACGTGGACGACGGTCTTCGGCCAGGAGCTGCTCCGACTCGCCGAGAAACACGACGAGCTGGTCGCGATCACCGCTTCCATGCTGCGCCCCACCGGTCTGAACCCGATGGCCGTCGCCTTCCCCGGTCGGGTCTTCGACGTCGGCATCGCCGAGCAGCACGCCGTCACATCGGCCGCCGGGCTCGCCATGGGTGGGCTCCATCCGGTCGTCGCCGTCTACGCCACCTTCCTCAGCCGCGCCTTCGACCAGGTGCTCATGGACGTGGGTCTGCACCGGCTGCCGGTGACCTTCGTTCTCGACCGGGCCGGGATCACCGGGCCTGACGGTCCATCCCACCACGGCATGTGGGACCTGGCGATCCTCTCCGCGGTCCCCGGGCTGCGGGTCGCCGCACCCCGCGACGCCACCGGACTGCGCCAACTTCTCACCGAGGCCGTCGAGTGCGATCACGGCGCCACAGTGCTTCGGCTGCCCAAGGCCTCCGTAGGCGGCGACATCCGCGCCCTCGCCACCATGGACGGCATCGACATCCTGCACCGCAGCGCCGCCCGCCCCCTCGACGTCCTGCTCCTGCCCGTCGGCCCGCTCGCCGCGGCGGCGCTGGAGGCCGCCGCCGAGCTGGAGCGCCACGGCATCGGCGTCACGGTCGCCGACCCACGCTGGGTGCTGCCCGTCAACCCCGCGCTGCCGGGAATCGCGGCCCGTCACGCCCTCGCCGTTTCCATCGAGGACGGCATACGCACCGGCGGCGCCGGATCCGCTCTCGCCCTGGCCTGCGCCGACGCGGGCGTCACGACTCCGGTGCACGCCCTGGGCCTGCCCCGCGCCTATCTCCCCCACGGCTCCCGCGGCACGCTGCTCGTCCAGGCGGGGCTTGACGCGGCCGGTATCACCCGAGCCGTACTCCAACGCACCGGTCGGGCCGACATCCCTGTGGACACCGAGGGGTCACCATGA
- a CDS encoding S1 family peptidase, with product MSHRRIPKRKAILAGAGAVGIAAAAILLPQANASQSGTEDDRPAAPRKMTAASASELLRQLGQQLGDSYGGAYYDAGKQQLVVNVVGGDDNLDSRVREAGAVVRSVENSSAELTSATDSLSRRAAVPGTAWAVDPRTNQILVTADRTVTGEKWDRVEAAVAALGDGMARIQKSTGEFKPFIEGGDAIFGGGARCSLGFNVTTQDGQPGFLTAGHCGVAAGQWSQDAGGAPIGTVQDAVFPGEGDFALVTYDDPATEAPSAVDVGDGQLVEIRQAAEAAVGQEVFRMGSTTGLRDGQVTGLNATVNYPEGTVTGLIQTNVCAEPGDSGGALFTPDGDAIGLTSGGSGDCTSGGETFFQPVTTALAAVGAEIGAGAGEEPGAPGGEPGGGQPGEEPGADIDAPAGN from the coding sequence TTGAGTCACAGGCGTATACCCAAGCGGAAGGCGATACTCGCGGGAGCCGGGGCGGTGGGCATCGCCGCAGCGGCCATACTGCTGCCGCAAGCCAACGCTTCGCAGTCCGGGACGGAGGACGACCGCCCGGCCGCCCCGAGAAAGATGACCGCCGCGTCCGCTTCGGAGCTGCTCCGGCAACTGGGCCAACAGCTCGGTGACTCCTACGGCGGCGCGTACTACGACGCAGGCAAGCAGCAGCTCGTCGTGAACGTCGTCGGCGGCGACGACAACCTCGACTCCCGGGTCCGCGAGGCGGGCGCGGTGGTCAGAAGCGTGGAGAACAGCTCGGCCGAGCTGACGTCCGCCACCGACTCGCTGTCCCGCAGGGCCGCCGTCCCCGGGACGGCCTGGGCCGTCGACCCGCGCACCAACCAGATCCTTGTCACCGCGGACCGCACCGTCACCGGCGAGAAGTGGGACCGGGTCGAAGCGGCGGTCGCGGCGCTGGGCGACGGCATGGCCCGGATCCAGAAGTCCACGGGCGAGTTCAAGCCCTTCATCGAGGGCGGCGACGCCATCTTCGGCGGCGGCGCCCGCTGCTCGCTCGGCTTCAACGTCACGACGCAGGACGGACAGCCCGGCTTCCTCACCGCCGGCCACTGCGGCGTCGCGGCCGGCCAGTGGTCGCAGGACGCCGGCGGAGCGCCCATCGGCACCGTCCAGGACGCCGTCTTCCCCGGCGAGGGCGACTTCGCGCTCGTGACGTACGACGACCCGGCCACGGAGGCGCCGAGCGCCGTCGACGTGGGCGACGGGCAGCTCGTGGAGATCCGGCAGGCCGCCGAAGCGGCCGTCGGTCAGGAGGTCTTCCGGATGGGCAGCACCACCGGGCTGCGGGACGGCCAGGTCACCGGGCTCAACGCCACGGTGAACTACCCGGAGGGCACGGTCACGGGTCTCATCCAGACGAACGTCTGCGCGGAGCCCGGCGACAGCGGCGGCGCGCTGTTCACACCGGACGGTGATGCGATCGGCCTCACCTCGGGCGGCAGCGGTGACTGCACCTCGGGCGGCGAGACGTTCTTCCAGCCGGTGACCACCGCACTCGCGGCGGTCGGCGCGGAGATCGGGGCGGGCGCAGGCGAGGAGCCCGGCGCGCCTGGCGGCGAGCCCGGTGGTGGGCAGCCTGGCGAGGAGCCCGGCGCGGACATCGACGCCCCCGCCGGCAACTGA
- a CDS encoding IS3 family transposase (programmed frameshift), with the protein MPKPYPEEFREDVVRVARNRGPGVTVEQVAADFGVHAMTLWKWMRRADIDDGTKPGSTSEDNAELREARRRIKLLEQENEVLRRAAAYLSQAHLPKRIYPLVKELATGGIPVTVTCRVLKLARQPYYRWLERPVTDAEFEQATRANALFDAHREDPEFGYRFLADEARSAGSGMADRTAWRICRDNNWWSVFGKKRGRIKKAGPPVHDDLVRRDFTAMGPNRLWLTDITEHATSEGTLYLCAIKDVFSKKIVGYSIDTRMKSRLAVAALNNAVARRGHVDGCILHSDRGSQFRSRKFVRALDRYRIVGSIGRVGAAGDNAAMESFFSLLQKNVLDRRSWATREELRIAIVTWIERTYHRRRRQASLGRLTPVEFETVMTTPALQAA; encoded by the exons GTGCCCAAGCCTTATCCGGAAGAGTTCCGCGAGGACGTCGTCCGGGTCGCGAGGAACCGCGGCCCGGGCGTAACGGTCGAGCAGGTGGCCGCCGACTTCGGAGTGCACGCGATGACTCTGTGGAAATGGATGCGTCGTGCGGACATCGACGACGGAACAAAGCCCGGATCGACCAGCGAGGACAACGCGGAACTACGGGAAGCACGTCGGCGGATCAAGTTGCTGGAGCAGGAGAACGAGGTTCTGCGCCGGGCCGCGGCCTACCTGTCGCAGGCGCATCTGCCG AAAAGGATCTACCCGCTCGTGAAAGAGCTGGCCACGGGCGGGATTCCCGTCACGGTCACGTGCAGGGTCCTGAAGCTTGCCCGCCAGCCCTACTACCGCTGGCTGGAACGGCCGGTGACCGATGCCGAGTTCGAACAGGCCACGCGCGCGAACGCGTTGTTCGACGCTCACCGCGAGGATCCGGAGTTCGGCTACCGATTCCTGGCCGACGAAGCCCGCAGCGCGGGATCCGGCATGGCCGACCGGACCGCGTGGCGGATCTGCCGGGACAACAACTGGTGGAGCGTGTTCGGCAAGAAGCGCGGCAGAATCAAGAAGGCCGGCCCGCCGGTGCACGACGACCTCGTCCGCCGTGACTTCACCGCGATGGGCCCGAACCGGCTGTGGCTCACCGATATCACCGAACACGCCACCAGCGAAGGCACGTTGTATCTCTGCGCGATCAAGGACGTCTTCAGTAAGAAGATCGTCGGCTACTCGATCGACACGCGGATGAAGTCCCGCCTGGCCGTCGCGGCCCTGAACAACGCTGTTGCCCGGCGTGGGCACGTCGACGGATGCATTCTGCACAGCGATCGCGGATCGCAGTTCCGGTCACGGAAGTTCGTCCGGGCGCTCGATCGGTACCGGATCGTCGGCTCGATAGGGAGGGTCGGGGCGGCAGGCGACAACGCGGCCATGGAGTCCTTCTTCAGCCTGCTGCAGAAGAACGTCCTCGACCGCCGATCGTGGGCCACTCGCGAGGAACTGCGGATCGCGATCGTGACCTGGATCGAGAGGACCTATCACCGACGCCGCAGACAAGCCTCGCTGGGCCGGCTGACCCCCGTCGAATTCGAGACCGTCATGACCACACCGGCCCTCCAGGCTGCGTGA
- a CDS encoding CehA/McbA family metallohydrolase produces MSSSSFPPVRVVGRGAAWYRGDCHVHSVRSVGGELTPEELALRARAAGLDFIATTEHRSAAEPGVWGHLAADDFLIVLGEEVTTKTGHWLALGISPGQTVDWDYGVRDGLIDQYLDRVHRVGGLCVAAHPHAPYPSGDFMYSFHGFDVVEVWNGLWTSDRPWNADNEAALAEWGRSLAADIQTGSWRPAMGNSDTHLEGQISIPHTVVFAEELSTEAILAGIRSGRSWIAESAAVEVSFTAGAEGRVAGVGERLATHGGQVEVRAAVQGVPAATVSFHTDRGKVHRVALPGDGAGVVQWHTTAEDSAFVRIEVRHPNRTVAALTNPIILI; encoded by the coding sequence GTGTCGAGCTCGAGCTTCCCGCCGGTGCGGGTGGTCGGACGCGGGGCGGCCTGGTACCGCGGTGATTGCCATGTCCACTCCGTGCGCTCGGTCGGCGGAGAACTCACTCCCGAAGAACTGGCGCTCCGAGCCCGGGCCGCCGGGCTCGACTTCATCGCGACGACAGAGCACAGATCTGCTGCGGAACCCGGTGTATGGGGGCATCTGGCTGCCGATGACTTCTTGATCGTTCTCGGTGAGGAAGTGACCACGAAGACCGGGCACTGGCTCGCGCTCGGCATCAGCCCCGGCCAGACCGTCGACTGGGACTACGGGGTCAGAGACGGACTGATCGATCAGTATCTGGACCGAGTCCATCGAGTAGGGGGCCTGTGCGTGGCGGCGCACCCGCATGCGCCCTATCCATCGGGCGACTTCATGTACTCCTTCCACGGCTTCGACGTGGTGGAGGTGTGGAACGGGCTATGGACTTCGGACCGGCCCTGGAATGCTGACAACGAGGCCGCTTTGGCCGAATGGGGGCGGAGCCTTGCAGCCGACATCCAGACGGGTTCGTGGCGGCCGGCGATGGGCAACAGCGACACGCACTTGGAGGGGCAGATCAGCATCCCTCACACGGTGGTATTCGCCGAGGAGTTGAGTACGGAGGCGATCCTGGCCGGGATCCGCTCGGGCCGGAGCTGGATCGCCGAGTCGGCGGCCGTGGAGGTGTCGTTCACGGCCGGTGCGGAGGGTCGCGTCGCCGGAGTGGGAGAACGGCTCGCAACTCATGGTGGGCAAGTCGAAGTGCGCGCAGCGGTACAGGGCGTGCCGGCGGCGACCGTCAGCTTCCACACCGATCGAGGGAAGGTTCACCGCGTGGCCCTTCCCGGTGACGGAGCAGGTGTGGTGCAGTGGCACACGACGGCGGAGGACTCGGCGTTCGTCCGCATCGAGGTCCGCCACCCCAACCGGACCGTCGCCGCGCTCACCAATCCGATCATCCTGATCTGA
- a CDS encoding aminoacyl-tRNA hydrolase encodes MGRVNATDSPFRHEATSRDEAPQYVLPLVVRIEKDAPPSRTDALETAARAVLVILSDERSLGDGEWAQAMEDWQDARIRKVVRRARGAEWRKASALPGITVADRSAEVRVFPPVPVDGLPKELAKLQVSGTELQDPEKDPEQDSEEPSSRFTEGARVWLNPGLRMSTGKEMAQVGHGVHLLWWDMDETARKAWREAGFPLAVRTADAAHWARLTTSGLPTVRDAGFTEIAPGSVTVVAEGHHRPGQPPRLRRP; translated from the coding sequence CTGGGGCGGGTGAACGCCACCGACAGCCCCTTCCGCCACGAGGCGACCTCGCGCGACGAGGCCCCGCAGTACGTCCTCCCGCTCGTCGTCAGGATCGAGAAGGACGCCCCGCCGTCCCGTACCGACGCGCTGGAGACCGCGGCACGCGCGGTGCTCGTGATCCTCTCCGACGAGCGCTCGCTCGGGGACGGCGAGTGGGCGCAGGCCATGGAGGACTGGCAGGACGCCCGGATCCGCAAGGTGGTGCGGCGGGCACGGGGCGCGGAGTGGCGCAAGGCGTCGGCGCTTCCCGGGATCACGGTGGCGGACAGGTCCGCGGAGGTGCGGGTGTTCCCGCCGGTACCGGTCGACGGCCTGCCCAAGGAGCTGGCGAAGCTCCAGGTGTCGGGGACGGAGCTCCAGGACCCCGAGAAGGATCCCGAGCAGGACTCCGAAGAGCCGTCGTCGCGCTTCACCGAAGGGGCACGGGTCTGGCTCAACCCCGGTCTGCGGATGTCCACCGGCAAGGAGATGGCACAGGTCGGCCACGGCGTACACCTGCTGTGGTGGGACATGGACGAGACCGCCCGCAAGGCGTGGCGCGAGGCCGGCTTCCCGCTCGCCGTACGCACCGCGGACGCCGCCCACTGGGCCCGGCTCACCACGAGCGGTCTGCCGACGGTCCGCGACGCGGGCTTCACGGAGATCGCGCCGGGCTCCGTCACGGTCGTCGCCGAGGGCCACCACCGCCCCGGTCAGCCACCACGCCTGCGACGACCGTAG
- a CDS encoding polyprenyl synthetase family protein yields the protein MTRAPVLVPDPLLRLRPLVEPELKAAVGRLHPTLARMGGYAFGWCAADGTSASAPGGKNVRSALALLAAEAAGGTARVAVPAAVAVELVHGFSLVHDDIMDGDELRRGRPTLWKAFGSGPAVLAGDAMLALALSTVARTGLDTACTELADSLGALMRGQADDLAFESRPFTGPEAVTVDEYLAMARDKTGALLGAGAAMGAAFAGAGSDTVAAYRRFGGELGLAFQAVDDVLGIWGDPRRTGKPAGSDLARGKKTLPLLSALATATPASARLARLLERPLTGDELHIAAALVEEAGGRRHAQDHARTHHRRALHAMKSAAFRPGPAADLTALATCLLRRTA from the coding sequence ATGACCCGCGCACCGGTCCTCGTCCCCGACCCGCTCCTCCGGTTGAGACCTCTCGTGGAGCCCGAGCTCAAGGCCGCCGTGGGCCGGCTGCACCCCACCCTCGCCCGGATGGGCGGGTACGCCTTCGGCTGGTGCGCCGCCGACGGAACCTCAGCCTCCGCCCCCGGTGGGAAGAACGTCCGCTCCGCGCTCGCGCTGCTCGCCGCGGAGGCCGCGGGCGGGACCGCGCGGGTGGCGGTACCCGCGGCCGTCGCCGTCGAACTGGTACACGGCTTCTCACTGGTGCACGACGACATCATGGACGGCGACGAGCTCCGCCGGGGCCGCCCGACCCTGTGGAAGGCCTTCGGCTCCGGGCCCGCCGTGCTCGCCGGCGACGCGATGCTGGCGCTGGCCCTGTCCACCGTCGCCCGCACGGGCCTCGACACCGCCTGCACAGAACTGGCGGACTCCCTCGGCGCTCTGATGCGCGGCCAGGCGGATGACCTCGCCTTTGAGTCACGCCCCTTCACCGGGCCCGAAGCGGTCACCGTGGACGAGTACCTGGCCATGGCCCGTGACAAGACCGGTGCCCTGCTCGGCGCCGGCGCCGCCATGGGCGCCGCCTTCGCAGGGGCGGGCAGCGACACCGTCGCGGCCTACCGCCGTTTCGGCGGCGAACTGGGCCTGGCCTTCCAGGCCGTCGACGACGTCCTCGGCATCTGGGGAGACCCGCGCCGCACCGGCAAACCGGCCGGCAGCGACCTGGCCCGAGGCAAGAAGACCCTCCCTTTGCTGTCGGCCCTCGCCACCGCGACCCCGGCCTCGGCCCGCCTCGCCCGGCTCCTTGAGCGTCCCCTCACCGGAGACGAACTGCATATCGCCGCCGCCCTTGTCGAAGAGGCCGGCGGCCGCCGACACGCGCAGGACCACGCCCGCACCCACCACCGGCGCGCCCTGCACGCCATGAAGTCGGCCGCATTCCGGCCCGGCCCGGCCGCCGACCTGACCGCGCTCGCCACCTGCTTGCTCCGCCGGACCGCGTGA
- a CDS encoding 4-hydroxy-3-methylbut-2-enyl diphosphate reductase has translation MHRTVLLAAPRSFCAGVERAVEAVERTLERCGAPVYVRKQIVHNAHVVNDLAGRGAVFVDELDEVPDGAVVVFSAHGVSPAVRDEAARRRLDVVDATCPLVTKVHSEARRFAGRGDTLVLIGHAGHEEVEGTMGVAPERTVLVQNADEAAALELDDPDHVTYLTQTTLSVDETSSIVEVLRERFPALEPPPSDDICYATTNRQQALRRIAREADIVLVVGSVNSSNSQRLVELSHALGTVAHLIDGARDIDPVWLEGAATIGLTAGASAPERLVDEVIGHLRTLGPLTVTERTAATEDVHFALPGKARRKP, from the coding sequence ATGCATCGCACCGTACTGCTTGCCGCGCCGCGGTCGTTCTGCGCCGGGGTGGAGCGGGCCGTCGAGGCCGTCGAGCGGACACTCGAGCGCTGCGGCGCCCCCGTCTACGTGCGCAAGCAGATCGTGCACAACGCGCACGTCGTGAACGATCTCGCCGGGCGGGGCGCCGTCTTCGTGGATGAGCTCGACGAGGTGCCCGACGGCGCTGTCGTCGTCTTCTCGGCGCACGGGGTCTCCCCCGCAGTGCGGGACGAGGCGGCGCGACGCCGGCTCGATGTCGTCGACGCCACCTGCCCGCTGGTGACCAAGGTGCACAGCGAGGCCAGGCGGTTCGCCGGGCGCGGGGACACCCTGGTGCTCATCGGGCACGCCGGGCACGAGGAGGTCGAGGGCACGATGGGTGTGGCGCCCGAGCGCACCGTCCTCGTACAGAACGCGGACGAGGCGGCCGCGCTCGAGCTCGACGACCCCGATCACGTCACCTACCTGACCCAGACCACGCTCTCCGTCGATGAGACGTCATCGATCGTCGAGGTGCTGCGGGAGCGCTTCCCGGCCCTCGAGCCCCCGCCGTCGGACGACATCTGCTACGCCACCACCAACCGTCAGCAGGCGCTGCGCCGGATCGCCCGTGAGGCCGACATCGTGCTCGTCGTCGGCTCGGTCAACTCCTCCAACTCCCAGCGCCTGGTGGAGCTTTCACACGCCCTCGGCACCGTCGCCCACCTGATCGACGGCGCCCGCGACATCGACCCGGTGTGGCTGGAGGGAGCCGCGACGATCGGGCTCACGGCCGGCGCGTCGGCCCCTGAGCGCCTCGTCGACGAGGTGATCGGCCACCTGCGCACCCTCGGCCCTCTCACCGTCACCGAACGCACCGCTGCGACCGAGGACGTCCACTTCGCACTCCCCGGGAAGGCAAGGCGAAAACCATGA
- the ispG gene encoding flavodoxin-dependent (E)-4-hydroxy-3-methylbut-2-enyl-diphosphate synthase has product MTSIDLGLPALPVKPPARRPTRRIRVGGVPVGGGAPITVQTMTTTNTADIDATLQQIAEVTAAGCDIVRVAVPSADDAQALPAIVARSPIPVIADIHFQPRYVFAAIDAGCAGVRVNPGNIRQFDDKVGQIARAAGAADVPIRIGVNAGSLDRRLLAKHGGATPEALVESALWECSLFEEHGFRELKIAVKHHDPLTMIAANRLLSERCDYPLHLGVTEAGPAFQGSIKSAVAFSVLLAEGIGDTIRVSLSAPPVEQVKAGNHILASLGLRPRKLEIVSCPGCGRLQVDIHALAARVEAAFDGFPYPLRIAVMGCVVNGPGEAREADLGVSCGNGKGQIFRHGEVITTVPESRIVDALLDQALSLTRAEADSGGADPKSREERENSKASEDREEA; this is encoded by the coding sequence ATGACCTCGATCGACCTCGGCCTTCCCGCGCTGCCGGTCAAACCCCCGGCGCGCCGCCCCACCCGCCGGATCCGTGTCGGCGGCGTCCCCGTCGGCGGCGGCGCACCGATCACCGTACAGACCATGACCACGACCAACACCGCCGACATCGACGCCACCTTGCAGCAGATCGCCGAGGTGACCGCCGCCGGCTGCGACATCGTCCGCGTCGCCGTCCCCTCGGCCGACGACGCGCAGGCGCTGCCCGCCATCGTGGCCAGGTCGCCGATCCCGGTGATCGCGGACATCCACTTCCAGCCGAGGTATGTCTTCGCCGCGATCGACGCGGGCTGCGCGGGCGTACGCGTCAACCCCGGCAACATCCGGCAGTTCGACGACAAGGTCGGGCAGATCGCGAGAGCGGCCGGGGCGGCGGACGTCCCGATCCGCATCGGAGTGAACGCCGGTTCCCTCGACAGGCGGCTGCTGGCCAAGCACGGCGGAGCCACCCCCGAGGCGCTGGTGGAGTCCGCGCTGTGGGAGTGCTCGCTGTTCGAGGAGCATGGTTTCCGCGAGCTCAAGATCGCGGTCAAACACCATGACCCGCTCACCATGATCGCCGCCAACCGCCTGTTGTCCGAGCGCTGCGACTACCCCCTCCACCTCGGCGTCACCGAGGCCGGGCCCGCCTTCCAGGGCTCCATCAAGTCCGCGGTGGCCTTCTCCGTACTCCTTGCCGAGGGCATCGGCGACACCATCCGGGTCTCACTCTCCGCACCGCCCGTCGAACAGGTCAAGGCCGGCAACCACATCCTCGCCTCGCTCGGGCTGCGCCCGCGCAAGCTGGAGATCGTCTCCTGCCCTGGCTGCGGCCGCCTCCAGGTCGACATCCACGCCCTCGCCGCCCGGGTCGAGGCAGCCTTCGACGGGTTCCCTTACCCGTTGCGGATCGCCGTCATGGGCTGCGTCGTCAACGGCCCGGGCGAGGCCCGCGAAGCCGACCTCGGCGTCTCCTGTGGCAACGGCAAGGGACAGATCTTCCGCCACGGCGAGGTCATCACGACCGTGCCGGAATCGCGCATCGTCGACGCCCTGCTCGACCAGGCGCTGTCCCTGACCCGGGCAGAGGCCGACTCCGGCGGAGCCGACCCCAAGAGCAGGGAGGAAAGGGAGAACAGTAAGGCCAGTGAGGACCGGGAGGAAGCATGA
- a CDS encoding AIM24 family protein: MKSDLFASEHMAQQATVPGMSLQNAKSIKYAVQGEMLARQGAMVAFRGNLQFERKGQGIGGMLKRAVTGEGLPLMAVRGQGEAWFAHEAANCFIVDIEQGDALTINGRNVLCFDSTLSYEIRTVKGAGMTGGGLFNSVFSGHGKLGVICEGSPIVIPVTPEQPVYVDTDAVVGWSAQLNTSLHRSQSIGSMLRGGSGEAVQLMLQGQGFVIVRPSEATPQRASAS; this comes from the coding sequence ATGAAGAGCGATCTCTTTGCCAGTGAGCACATGGCGCAGCAGGCGACCGTACCCGGCATGAGCCTGCAGAACGCCAAGTCGATCAAGTACGCCGTCCAGGGGGAGATGCTCGCGCGTCAGGGCGCGATGGTCGCCTTCCGCGGGAATCTTCAGTTCGAGCGCAAGGGCCAGGGGATCGGCGGCATGCTCAAGCGGGCGGTCACCGGCGAGGGGCTGCCGCTGATGGCGGTGCGCGGCCAGGGCGAGGCGTGGTTCGCGCACGAGGCCGCGAACTGCTTCATCGTCGACATCGAGCAGGGCGACGCGCTCACGATCAACGGCCGCAACGTGCTGTGCTTCGACTCGACCCTGTCGTACGAGATCAGGACCGTGAAGGGCGCCGGAATGACCGGCGGCGGCCTCTTCAACAGCGTCTTCAGCGGCCACGGCAAGCTCGGCGTCATCTGCGAGGGCAGCCCCATCGTCATACCCGTCACGCCCGAGCAGCCGGTGTACGTCGACACGGACGCGGTCGTCGGCTGGAGCGCCCAGCTGAACACCTCGCTGCACCGCTCGCAGTCCATCGGCTCGATGCTGCGCGGCGGTTCGGGCGAAGCGGTGCAGCTGATGCTCCAGGGCCAGGGCTTCGTGATCGTCAGGCCCAGCGAAGCGACGCCGCAGCGGGCGTCGGCCAGTTGA
- a CDS encoding DinB family protein, producing MIDAFAKDNLHGRLRRDRGALLWKLDGLSEYDARRPLTATGTNLLGLVKHVATVEARYFGEVFDRPSPEPLPRWQDSNGSDLWATEDETREQIIGFYRRTWEHSDATINELPLDAPGHVPWWPEPYADTNLFAIMVHVLGESIRHAGHADILREGLDGRTGLRAELEKQIDEEARAAYCAKIEQAARSAAPIKA from the coding sequence ATGATCGATGCATTCGCGAAAGACAACCTGCACGGGAGACTGCGGCGGGACCGCGGGGCGCTGCTCTGGAAACTCGACGGTTTGTCCGAATACGACGCCCGCCGGCCGTTGACAGCGACCGGGACCAACCTCCTCGGCCTGGTCAAACACGTGGCTACCGTCGAGGCCAGGTACTTCGGCGAGGTCTTCGACCGCCCTTCCCCGGAACCGCTGCCACGGTGGCAGGACTCCAACGGCAGCGATCTGTGGGCGACCGAGGACGAGACCCGCGAGCAGATCATCGGGTTCTACCGGCGCACGTGGGAACACTCGGACGCGACGATCAACGAGCTTCCCCTCGACGCCCCCGGCCATGTCCCGTGGTGGCCGGAGCCTTATGCCGACACGAACCTGTTCGCTATCATGGTCCATGTCCTCGGCGAGTCCATCCGGCATGCCGGGCACGCCGACATCCTGCGCGAGGGCCTCGACGGCCGGACCGGGTTGCGCGCCGAACTCGAGAAGCAGATCGACGAGGAAGCCCGTGCGGCCTACTGCGCGAAGATCGAGCAGGCTGCCAGGTCGGCCGCACCGATCAAGGCGTAG